The following proteins are encoded in a genomic region of Oreochromis aureus strain Israel breed Guangdong linkage group 8, ZZ_aureus, whole genome shotgun sequence:
- the znf646 gene encoding zinc finger protein 721, whose amino-acid sequence MALQDHGRTTGFPCKQCGMVCPSMPSLVEHMECHQERDEERKFKCDECGRGYRHAGSLTNHKKTHEVGSFQCNICGKENSNASALKSHLRSHTSLKKYSCAECGKAFRLATQLATHQRVHLARQAKEQSYRKVDTEYSSYKNRHELENNHPHHLSERLASVGISTVNGPSEDKAEIVYNVQSETSEDAVNRPFRCDLCDKSYIHHRSLTNHKKTHQVGTFECTVCFKLFSNMAALYSHQRTHKARSGTDPTSTGGSYAGTPLDQFSPQSQDAPVNFCHLCQVLFPNNEEFQEHIQMHNSSSLSFGLQDPLSESHSVSYENSIASPESNFYASPINNIPPVSSMDNHGDFDTQEKIRSNGHMYSDCSSNQTPSSNSTQGDPPIMDTNTLSPTLMPTQNNCNAPEIEETSTVDSDERPFKCQICGKSYRHSGSLINHKRSHQVGIYQCSICRKNYPHLAALKSHLRLHKAQPSSFNLSAEGDWLSSEPLTLDNQQGCFSSQDEEESSAHPVLCMDQENGIDGSNGALYHEQFNQDFSQDMTVHLPHNEHLMQRHMCADCGETFADIAGIKSHSCPLLHQQHNTTNGDYDNSLNFQVSNGHCEVGNPGINVEFQGLNASHNQSHFEQNFQENVGSERLNSGQEDVNTDEEDDGDLYQCSICGNSYTTMRALRSHLRGHTQSHGTPASSGPSSTSSHEDLKDEESGEMMICSTCGESFANQQDLIAHQLVHNQDQVDNVKPFHVNNDVSESKEEAQNIICGSCGIFCTSYHHLENHNCTAERKQELVDSKEEVKVNKVAQHQDTGADKDMVNTEKRQYKCDQCGRSYRHAGSLLNHKKSHKTGVFRCLVCQKRFYNLLALKNHQRSHFDIKRHTCHECGKAFKIQKQLLNHLRRHKENQAKIQELNSQIQALMQMNGTRSGGGMQPVASDANQDCNSALRCKEPTEERETQTKSEMSVKLEDAGDRRPFACDQCGRTYRHAGSLVNHRNSHKTGQYCCSVCNNTYTNQLAMKNHLRTHFAYKRHSCQNCGKGFRGRKQLLAHVCGDLRKDRSGVRRGLKSKAFKCKECKQALFSADQLAAHTCDQPSGSREADLNTSPNKEERPFRCNICNRSYRHAGSLLNHKNTHKTGHYCCNFCSKPFTNPMALRNHTRIHTQKKKYVCLTCGKAFRLASILHNHQRVHNRAVNHFSCSSCGKSFQGRSGLKRHRCRRGQENAGSGVQQSERGDKCFMCDLCGRSYRHAGSLLNHKKTHSENLHHCTLCLQTFPDPVTLQIHSQMRRHCCPECGKTFCLVTHLQSHMEVHSKDQVVVCSLCQQSFPDAASYQEHHNMHHAAQDHYQQDQDEAIDNNLCWASGVRQSMGMGGMHSEVPPPLSHIPGSIPNSEKNNDTSATEEKSHVCEHCGRTYRHAGSLLNHKNSHKTGSFFCSVCQKEFTNLMALKNHRRIHTEPKRYQCLECGKAFRVSTQLICHRRIHTKEKPFACLLCDKSFSSKSNLRHHQKMHQNTQTFDSSFNMDANAFMDLDMGSFL is encoded by the exons ATGGCTTTGCAAGACCATGGCAGGACAACAGGTTTTCCTTGCAAACAGTGTGGTATGGTGTGTCCCAGTATGCCCAGTCTAGTCGAACATATGGAGTGCCATCAGGAGCGAGATGAAGAACGCAAGTTTAAATGTGATGAATGTGGACGTGGTTATAGGCATGCTGGTAGCCTAACTAACCACAAAAAGACTCACGAAGTAGGTTCTTTTCAGTGTAATATATGTGGAAAAGAAAACTCTAATGCCTCGGCCCTGAAGAGTCATCTCCGGAGCCACACTTCCCTTAAAAAGTATTCCTGTGCGGAATGTGGAAAAGCTTTTCGCCTGGCAACGCAGCTGGCTACACATCAGAGGGTTCATCTTGCCAGACAAGCAAAAGAGCAGTCATATCGGAAGGTGGACACGGAATATTCCTCATATAAAAACAGACATGAACTTGAAAACAATCACCCACATCATCTTAGTGAGCGCTTGGCCAGCGTTGGGATTTCCACAGTCAATGGCCCATCTGAGGACAAGGCTGAGATTGTTTATAATGTACAATCGGAGACCTCAGAGGATGCAGTAAATCGACCATTCAGGTGTGATTTATGTGACAAGTCATACATACACCATCGAAGCCTGACCAACCATAAAAAGACTCACCAAGTGGGAACGTTTGAGTGCACAGTATGTTTCAAACTGTTCAGTAACATGGCTGCCCTTTACAGCCATCAGCGAACACACAAGGCAAGAAGCGGGACTGACCCCACTTCGACAGGTGGGTCATACGCAGGCACACCTCTTGACCAGTTTTCACCTCAGAGCCAAGATGCTCCAGTAAACTTTTGTCATTTATGTCAGGTACTTTTCCCAAACAATGAGGAGTTCCAGGAACACATCCAAATGCATAACTCTTCATCTCTGTCATTTGGTCTTCAAGATCCATTGTCAGAGAGCCACAGTGTATCATATGAAAATAGTATTGCTTCACCCGAGTCCAACTTTTATGCTTCTCCTATAAACAATATTCCTCCAGTGTCATCAATGGATAATCATGGAGACTTTGATACACAAGAGAAGATTAGAAGTAACGGTCACATGTACTCTGACTGCTCCAGTAATCAAACCCCATCGTCCAATAGCACTCAGGGAGATCCCCCAATCATGGACACAAACACTCTCAGTCCTACCCTGATGCCCACACAAAACAATTGCAATGCACCTGAAATTGAAGAGACTTCAACTGTAGATTCTGATGAGCGTCCCTTCAAGTGTCAGATCTGCGGTAAAAGCTACCGGCACTCTGGGAGCCTCATCAACCACAAAAGGTCACATCAGGTTGGGATTTACCAGTGTTCCATCTGCAGGAAGAATTACCCTCACCTGGCAGCCCTCAAAAGTCATCTTCGCCTCCACAAAGCTCAGCCGTCTTCTTTTAACCTCAGTGCTGAGGGAGACTGGCTCTCCTCAGAGCCTCTGACTTTAGATAACCAGCAGGGCTGCTTCTCCTCCCAGGATGAAGAAGAGAGCAGTGCTCATCCTGTGCTTTGTATGGATCAGGAGAACGGAATTGATGGCAGCAATGGAGCACTGTACCACGAGCAGTTTAATCAGGACTTCTCCCAGGATATGACTGTGCATCTACCTCACAATGAACACCTGATGCAGAGGCACATGTGTGCAGACTGTGGTGAGACATTTGCAGATATTGCAGGGATTAAGTCTCACAGCTGCCCATTGCTGCATCAGCAACATAACACTACTAATGGTGACTATGACAACAGTTTAAACTTCCAGGTCAGTAATGGCCATTGTGAAGTTGGAAATCCAGGAATTAATGTTGAGTTCCAGGGTCTGAATGCTAGCCACAACCAAAGTCACTTTGAACAAAATTTCCAAGAAAATGTTGGAAGTGAACGGCTGAACAGTGGCCAAGAAGATGTTAACACAGATGAGGAAGATGATGGTGACCTTTATCAGTGCTCCATATGTGGCAACAGCTACACAACCATGAGGGCTCTCAGGAGCCATCTCCGAGGGCACACACAATCCCAcggcactcctgcaagctcagGTCCTTCTTCCACGTCCTCTCATGAAGATTTGAAAGATGAGGAGTCAGGAGAAATGATGATCTGTAGTACATGTGGGGAAAGTTTTGCCAATCAGCAAGACTTGATTGCTCATCAGCTTGTGCACAATCAGGACCAGGTCGATAATGTTAAACCTTTCCATGTGAATAATGATGTTTCTGAAAGCAAGGAGGAAGCGCAAAACATCATCTGTGGGAGCTGTGGTATCTTTTGCACCAGCTACCATCATCTTGAGAACCACAACTGCACAGCTGAGAGGAAACAGGAGTTAGTGGACAGCAAGGAGGAAGTGAAAGTAAACAAGGTTGCCCAGCACCAAGACACGGGTGCTGACAAAGACATGGTCAATACTGAGAAACGTCAATACaagtgtgatcagtgtggcCGGTCATACAGGCACGCTGGCTCCCTCCTCAACCACAAAAAGTCACACAAAACGGGTGTCTTCAGATGTCTCGTCTGCCAAAAACGCTTCTACAACCTGCTGGCCCTTAAAAATCATCAGAGATCCCACTTTGATATTAAGAG GCATACTTGTCATGAGTGTGGGAAAGCTTTCAAAATTCAGAAGCAGCTACTGAATCACCTGAGAAGGCACAAAGAGAACCAAGCCAAAATCCAGGAACTCAACAGCCAGATCCAGGCCCTTATGCAGATGAATGGGACCAGGTCAGGTGGAGGAATGCAGCCCGTAGCTTCAGATGCCAATCAGGATTGTAATTCTGCTCTGCGCTGCAAGGAGCCGactgaagaaagagaaacacagacaaagTCGGAGATGTCAGTGAAATTGGAGGATGCAGGTGACCGACGACCTTTTGCCTGTGACCAGTGTGGTCGCACGTATCGCCATGCAGGAAGTTTGGTTAACCATAGAAACTCTCATAAAACAGGTCAATATTGCTGCTCTGTTTGCAACAACACTTACACCAACCAGCTAGCAATGAAGAACCACTTACGCACCCACTTTGCATATAAAAGGCACTCTTGCCAAAACTGTGGAAAGGGCTTTAGAGGAAGGAAGCAGCTTTTAGCTCATGTCTGTGGAGACCTCAGAAAAGATAGGTCTGGAGTCAGAAGGGGCCTAAAATCTAAAGCCTTTAAGTGTAAGGAATGTAAGCAGGCCCTTTTCTCTGCAGACCAGCTGGCAGCCCACACCTGTGATCAACCTTCGGGTAGCAGGGAAGCAGATTTAAATACGTCTCCAAATAAAGAGGAGCGACCTTTCAGGTGCAACATATGTAATCGCAGCTATCGCCATGCAGGCTCACTGTTGAATCACAAAAATACCCACAAGACAGGGCACTACTGTTGCAACTTCTGTTCTAAGCCCTTCACTAATCCCATGGCTCTGCGCAATCACACACGCATCCACACGCAGAAGAAGAAATACGTGTGTCTCACATGTGGAAAGGCCTTCCGTCTCGCCAGCATCCTGCACAATCACCAGAGGGTCCACAATCGGGCTGTGAATCACTTTAGCTGCTCTTCATGTGGGAAAAGCTTCCAGGGCAGGTCTGGCTTGAAGAGGCACCGCTGCCGCAGAGGTCAGGAGAACGCAGGATCTGGAGTCCAGCAGTCAGAGAGAGGAGACAAGTGTTTCAT GTGTGACTTGTGTGGGCGCTCCTATCGCCATGCTGGCTCCCTTCTCAATCATAAAAAGACACACTCCGAAAACCTCCACCACTGCACCTTGTGTCTCCAAACATTTCCCGATCCTGTCACTCTGCAGATACACTCCCAGATGAGGCGTCACTGCTGCCCCGAGTGTGGCAAGACCTTCTGTCTGGTCACCCACCTGCAGAGTCACATGGAGGTGCACTCAAAGGATCAGGTTGTGGTCTGCAGCTTGTGCCAGCAGAGCTTTCCCGACGCAGCCAGCTATCAGGAGCACCATAACATGCACCATGCGGCTCAGGACCACTACCAACAAGACCAGGATGAAGCTATAGATAACAACCTCTGCTGGGCCTCAGGAGTCAGGCAGTCCATGGGAATGGGAGGGATGCACAGTGAAGTTCCACCACCTTTGTCCCATATTCCAGGAAGCATTCCTAATTCAGAAAAGAACAACGACACTTCTGCGACAGAGGAGAAGAGCCACGTCTGCGAGCACTGTGGGCGTACTTACCGTCACGCCGGCTCCCTCCTCAACCACAAGAACAGCCACAAGACGGGCTCCTTCTTCTGCTCAGTGTGCCAGAAGGAGTTCACCAACCTGATGGCCCTGAAGAACCACCGGCGCATTCACACAGAGCCAAAGCGCTACCAGTGCCTGGAGTGTGGGAAGGCGTTCCGGGTGTCCACTCAGCTCATATGTCACCGAAGGATACACACCAAAGAGAAGCCTTTTGCCTGCCTGCTGTGCGACAAGAGCTTTTCCAGCAAATCCAACCTGCGGCACCATCAGAAAATGCACCAGAACACCCAGACCTTCGACTCCTCATTTAACATGGATGCTAATGCATTTATGGACCTAGACATGGGGTCCTTTCTTTAA
- the znf668 gene encoding zinc finger protein 668 translates to MASAQPASPPLAAEYTPPVQDEEGQREEEVERDQPAKKRGRGRPPKAKPLFKCTACTEAFKSLSALQSHKQSAHVKERQQHPCPECAKTFSSKAQLSKHERTHSAQRPFQCPSCHKAYKTPTELRNHSRSHTGEKPFVCTECGKAFMQAICLRIHMTQHSGERPYSCRQCSKSYPTLSKLKVHMRSHTGEKPYLCAECGKSFADPSVFRKHRRNHQGHRPYACDECGKTYTELKDLKNHERSHTGEKPYLCSDCGKAFSRSSSLACHQRIHSQNKPYKCEQCTKGFTQLSSYQSHLRTHSGEKPFLCPQCGKMFSDPSSFRRHQRAHMGFKPYPCDKCSKRFRQPADLAVHERVHSGERPYKCQSCDKAFVASWDLRRHMLVHTGLKPFMCTECDKSFAERSSLNKHRRVHSGERPFKCEECLKSFVVSSSLRKHERTHLAEQSEQQQQQQQQQQQQETEVGSPSGFTAHTTLPQFSCTHCDATFGTWEEVQTHENLHPIDSTQSSVAKIVSLGSHICKTCHEEFAQLADLQEHEKQHPKPRPHVCDSCGKSFLNKSGLRKHQKIHSNSKPHSCPHCGKAFLFAAYLRKHLRTHADATPVATQLADINIIHTDPLPSPPTPSDVSPSSVEPGTMSLTVPTVTVPVTAFQSLREYLVKEEGI, encoded by the coding sequence ATGGCCTCTGCTCAGCCTGCAAGTCCACCTCTTGCTGCGGAGTACACCCCTCCTGTGCAGGATGAAGAGGGCCAACGagaggaagaggtggagagGGATCAGCCTGCAAAAAAACGTGGCAGAGGCAGGCCTCCGAAAGCCAAACCCCTTTTCAAATGCACTGCGTGCACAGAGGCCTTTAAGAGTCTGTCAGCTCTGCAGAGCCACAAGCAGTCGGCACATGTGAAGGAACGGCAGCAGCACCCGTGTCCCGAGTGTGCCAAAACATTCTCAAGCAAGGCTCAGCTCTCAAAGCACGAGCGCACTCACTCAGCCCAGCGCCCCTTCCAGTGTCCCAGCTGTCACAAAGCTTACAAGACGCCCACAGAGCTGCGTAACCACAGCCGCTCTCACACTGGGGAGAAACCTTTTGTATGCACAGAATGCGGCAAGGCCTTCATGCAGGCGATATGCCTCAGGATCCATATGACACAGCACAGTGGAGAGCGCCCGTACTCCTGCCGTCAGTGCTCTAAGAGCTACCCAACCCTGTCCAAACTGAAGGTGCACATGCGCTCTCACACGGGAGAGAAGCCATACTTGTGTGCCGAGTGTGGGAAGAGCTTTGCTGACCCCTCAGTGTTCCGAAAGCACAGAAGGAACCACCAGGGCCATCGACCGTATGCTTGCGACGAATGCGGCAAAACGTACACGGAGCTGAAGGACCTCAAAAACCACGAGCGTTCCCACACTGGGGAAAAACCCTACCTGTGTTCGGACTGCGGCAAGGCTTTCTCCCGCTCCTCCTCCCTGGCCTGCCATCAGCGCATCCACTCGCAGAATAAACCCTATAAGTGCGAGCAGTGCACTAAAGGCTTCACCCAGCTGTCTTCCTATCAGTCCCATCTCCGCACTCACTCTGGTGAGAAGCCGTTCCTCTGCCCGCAGTGCGGCAAGATGTTTTCAGACCCCTCCAGCTTCCGTCGCCACCAGCGAGCCCACATGGGATTCAAGCCCTACCCCTGCGATAAATGCTCCAAGAGGTTCCGGCAGCCGGCCGACCTGGCCGTACACGAGCGCGTTCACTCTGGAGAGCGCCCGTACAAATGCCAGAGCTGCGACAAGGCCTTCGTAGCTTCCTGGGACCTGCGGCGCCACATGCTTGTCCACACAGGTCTGAAGCCATTTATGTGCACAGAGTGCGACAAGTCATTTGCTGAGCGCTCCAGCCTCAACAAGCACCGGCGTGTGCACTCTGGAGAGAGGCCTTTCAAATGCGAGGAGTGTTTGAAGTCATTTGTGGTGTCCTCAAGCCTGCGCAAACACGAACGAACTCACCTCGCTGAGCAGTctgagcaacagcagcagcagcagcagcagcagcagcagcaggagacagAGGTTGGGTCACCCTCAGGCTTCACTGCCCACACAACTCTCCCTCAGTTCTCCTGTACTCACTGTGATGCTACATTTGGTACCTGGGAAGAAGTTCAGACCCACGAAAACCTTCACCCTATTGACTCCACCCAGTCCTCCGTTGCCAAAATTGTGTCGCTGGGCTCGCACATCTGTAAAACCTGCCACGAGGAGTTTGCACAGCTTGCAGACTTGCAGGAGCACGAAAAGCAGCATCCCAAGCCGAGGCCGCACGTCTGCGACAGCTGCGGCAAGAGTTTCCTCAACAAATCGGGACTGCGCAAGCACCAGAAGATCCACTCCAACAGCAAACCCCACAGCTGTCCCCACTGTGGCAAAGCCTTCCTGTTCGCCGCCTATCTTCGCAAACACTTACGGACTCACGCGGACGCCACGCCAGTTGCCACGCAGCTCGCTGACATAAACATCATTCACACAGACCCCCTGCCTTCTCCTCCGACCCCCAGCGACGTTTCTCCCTCGT
- the LOC116319931 gene encoding tumor necrosis factor receptor superfamily member 12A, with protein sequence MALNALCALCGLIIAAVTTFHGVSAQKSQCRSSEFWSSDYDGCLPCESCKQYPKTPSCNTCKSVDETPDVWKLAAITSFSVLAVVLVSAALIIGVMVHRRKSHKRPLREPIEETAGPLYQA encoded by the exons ATGGCTTTAAACGCTCTTTGCGCGCTCTGCGGACTTATTATTGCGGCGGTGACCACTTTCCATGGTGTGAGCGCGCAGAAAA gtcagTGTCGGAGCTCGGAGTTCTGGAGCTCAGACTATGATGGTTGCTTGCCCTGTGAATCATGCAAGCAGTACCCGAAAACCCCGTCCTGCAACACAT gcaaatcAGTGGATGAGACACCCGACGTCTGGAAACTGGCAGCAATCACCAGCTTCTCAGTACTGGCTGTGGTGCTGGTCAGCGCTGCACTGATCATCGGGGTCATGGTGCATCGACGCAAGTCGCACAAACGGCCTTTACGTG AACCTATCGAAGAAACTGCGGGGCCACTTTATCAAGCTTAA